TCACGGCTATTTTTTTCAAGAATCGCACTCATCACTTAGTCTGCCTCATTTCATTGCGAACTACACATAGTATGTTTTACGGTACTGCCGACGATACACTCAATAGCGCTTTTAAATCTTCGTCGGTAAAACGCAAAGCGCCGCCTAAAAACCACGTACGCAATTCGCGATTAAAGGGATCATCAATACCACCTTGAGCATAAATGTGATTAGCAAGATTCAAGAGACCGGTCGCGCGAAAACGCGGATAAACATCACGATTGTGAACTGGGTCACGTCGCGAAAAATCAAAGGCATCAAAACGAAGTTCTAAGCGATCGTCTAAGCCATGTAAATTAAAACCCACTCCGCCAGTGTTCTCAATAAAACCGAAGCGTAAGGTTAGAAAATAATAGCGTTTGGCTAACTGTGCCGAAAATTTTACCGCGTTATATGAAGTCTCGACTACTTCTACTTGAGAAACATTGCCATTAGGTTGTTCAGGATCTTTAGTGGCGATAATTTTACGGGTTTGCGTACCACGTGGATCAGATATAGCTTCAAGAATATAATACTTATCTGGTCGCGGAATGATATGCAGCGCTAAAATATTTTTAACTCCTGAGATGAGATCTTGACTAGCACCAGGAAATGGCACTTCATATTGCGTACGCAGTTCAATTTGCGTTTGCAATTTTGATAAACCACCCACAAGTTCTTTAGCGTTTTCAAGAGTTTCTTCGGCACGATTTGCCAGGGTGGGATCATTTATTACTTTACCTAAAGAACCCTTACCTTCATCAATTTTGCGTGCGATATTACTTAAATGCGCCGCTGTCTCATTTAAGCGATCAACAGTTTGGCGAAGCTGACCACCACCTGCGGCCACTTCACTTTCACCACCAACCATATTGTCAATAGATGTAGCAATGCGATCAAGTCGTGCAGAAAGATGCGATAAATTCTCAATCAATTGTTTTAAATCACCGCCTGGTGATGCTGATGAAGCAAGCTCGCTCGTTAATTTGCCTAAATCATGAATAATACCTTCTATAACTTGGTCATTACGGCTTACTACTTGTGATAAAATACGAGTGGTCTGTTCAATGGCCGCCATCGATTTTTCGACATTTTCTAATATCTGCTTTATTGAACCTTCACCCTCTGGACCAGATAAAACATGTGCTAAACTTTCGGTAACGTCATTAACGTTGCTGGTTACTTTTTTCAAACTCTCTTGTATCTGTTCTAAATCTGATCGGGAAACTACATTAAGAATAATACCCTCTGCTGGGATTATTGCTGCAGCATTGGTGCCAGGGTCAAGATCAAGACGAAAATCCCCCAGTAATGATTCGGCAACTTTACGTAATACTGCATTCTTATAAACTGGATATTCTTTAAGTAAACGCAGCATAACTCGCGCTTTTAGGCGACCATCATCACCCCTAACATGAGTTATTTTTTCAATCTTGCCAACATCGAGGCCATTAATTTGTAATCTAGTTTTAAAACGTATACCACTGGCGTCATCAAAATCAGCGTACAAAATATAGGTATTGTCATCGCCACCAAAACGGTCTTTGCTAGTTGTCATCACTAAAAAAGAAAATGCCACCACTGCGACAACAATTACGATACCAACTAGTATGGGTGTACGTACGCTCATTGTTTTTTAAACCAACAATGCAAAAACTCTTGCACAAAAGGATGAGTACTTTGCCGTAAACCATCTGGTGTAGTATCCGCAACAATCTCTCCTTGATGAATGACAGCAATCTGGTCAGCTACAGCGAGAGCACTACCAATGTCATGAGAGATTACTACACTAGTAACCTGCAATCTTTTATTGGCATCAATAATCATTTGGTCAACACTA
This is a stretch of genomic DNA from Deltaproteobacteria bacterium. It encodes these proteins:
- a CDS encoding MCE family protein, with protein sequence MSVRTPILVGIVIVVAVVAFSFLVMTTSKDRFGGDDNTYILYADFDDASGIRFKTRLQINGLDVGKIEKITHVRGDDGRLKARVMLRLLKEYPVYKNAVLRKVAESLLGDFRLDLDPGTNAAAIIPAEGIILNVVSRSDLEQIQESLKKVTSNVNDVTESLAHVLSGPEGEGSIKQILENVEKSMAAIEQTTRILSQVVSRNDQVIEGIIHDLGKLTSELASSASPGGDLKQLIENLSHLSARLDRIATSIDNMVGGESEVAAGGGQLRQTVDRLNETAAHLSNIARKIDEGKGSLGKVINDPTLANRAEETLENAKELVGGLSKLQTQIELRTQYEVPFPGASQDLISGVKNILALHIIPRPDKYYILEAISDPRGTQTRKIIATKDPEQPNGNVSQVEVVETSYNAVKFSAQLAKRYYFLTLRFGFIENTGGVGFNLHGLDDRLELRFDAFDFSRRDPVHNRDVYPRFRATGLLNLANHIYAQGGIDDPFNRELRTWFLGGALRFTDEDLKALLSVSSAVP